TTCAATGTGGCTCTGTAGTGCAAACAAAGCATataatctttaaaaataaatccttTGGTTACAATAATAGGATACAAGCATTTGTCTTCATTTGAGACCTGAACatgccccccaacccccaaccaaTTCTGTTGGAAGCAAACATTCTCCCCAATAggtattattttattattttaagaaAGAGAATCAAGAACTTATTAACTGTAACAATTTGAAAGCATCAAACCATGACAGGGAAAGTTTATTGTTAAATCTCACTATCTTGAAAGTTAAGTCCACAGTTAAATCAGAGTTGAATTCATCAGAAGTGTCAGCTAGCATCAGTAAACTTCTATAAGAATCACTAACTCATTCTAGAACTGACACATGGAGTAAGGTACAGCTAAAATACATTCTTTTTAAGTGAGAAATAAAAAGCCAAGAACACACTAATCAGACTTCACGTGATCAATCCTTCACTGATGGTTCAACATCTCACCCTGAGTTTTCTTGCTACCACACCATTAGCACTTTGGAACAGCAAAAAGCTTTACAAAATCAACACTCTTTACAGAGATGCTTGCAAGGAGAGTGCCTTTGCTGCATGAATGAAGCCAAATAATAAGGGTTCTGCACAAGTGCAAGCATTTATGGCTATTAAACACAGAAACCAGACATTGGCAGGCATCCTGTGTATTTTAACAGAATTAGAACAATTATTCTTAGGACAAAAAACTTTCAAAAATACAAGACATAAACATTGAATGCAAAACCATGTGGAAGTCTGTGGTAAAATTAAATGAGTGCATCCATTTTCTCCATAACTTTTACAGATTTTAATTTCAAACTGGGCATTTGTATATTTGTAATGGATAGTGCAATACTTTCAGAGACTGCATATTTCATTTGTTCTCTTTTAGGTTTCTGATGTTTTTCTCCCACATTTGGTCTCATTCACTGTCCTCCTACTGCATGTTAACCTACCACTGACTGTGAATAAGGCCGTATGCTATTAACTTCAGAAATCATTCTTATTGATCACTTTTCCAACTCGACAAAGTTCTGAGCAATTTCAGTTCAAGCGGGACAATCTAACAGGGAAAGCACTTCAGGGAATGGAGAAACAGTTACCCATGGCCAAAGATTTAGTGATGTTACACAGCTTTCAGTCAGCAGCACTGATCAGGCAATAAGCAGGAATGCATAGCAAGCACATTAGCAAGTGTCCCGTACTCACATGAGTTGGAGGGGACAGTTTGGAATGGGGATAACCTGTAATCCCCTAATGTTTTTCACATTGATCTGTGTTGCTCCACCTCTGCACATGCACCTGTTCAGAACTGCGGTTGGCTTccctatggagagagagaggaaaaaaaattgtgattAAATTGTATGATTAGTCCTCATTTTAATGTGGGCAAACAGATGCATTTAACATGGACAAACATTTTTTACATCATGAGGATTTATATTAATCCTCCGTGCTACTTCATGGTCAGTGCCTTGGATCTTTTGATTAGGGATGAAAGTCTCAGAATTTTGTTCAGACCCTAAGCCTTAATGCCATTGAGACAACCTTTATAATCTTGTACAGTCCTTTACAACATAAAAATGGTAAAGAAGTCAATAAATTTCCTTTAAAAAGTGATTATTTTGGGTCATTAGAGATGTGAGACTGTTTGGTGCCCTTAGTTATCAAGCAAAGGATTGAGTTGGATCATTTTTTTAGCCATCATTGGACAAGACTCAATGAAAGATCTTCCATTTGCAAATCATGCATCCATTTACACAGATAGATGGAATTTCATTCTGATCTAATCTAACTTTGTCTGGTCATCACTATTTCTTTGGCACCAGCTCCCAAAGCAAAGTATGAAAGGGACAGATTGAACGAAAAAAGTGATCTAGGATAGACATCTTACTTCGTTAAAAATGCCAATTTGCTAAATGCAATGTACCCCCTTGCccagatttccagaattttatGTAACAGCAATATACTAGCTATTTTAATAGCACACATGCTTAAATTCCACAATTTTGTGTTCCTTCACCTCATGCACAATACTGAGCTCTGTGGCAGTAAGTGAGTTAATGGAAGAAACATGCACAAGTCCCATTAAATTCACTTTGAGCCAGTGCCTGTTTAGATGGAGCAGCATGAATTTGGACAGCAACTGGAATCAAGTGAGTGAAATCTCACCACCTACACAACACAGTTTAATCCAGAACAGCTGGTAACTCAGAACTCTATTCAACCAACTGCAACTGAAGAATTTGGAGCAACCCAGTTAGAAATTGTACAATATGGAGCTGTACTGGATACAGAGCCCTCAACTTCACTAGTTTATTACTTCACAAATACACAATGACAGCTCTCAATCAGTTTTATTTATAGCCAGGAGCAGTATGTTGGATACATCTTACAGATGGCTTTACAGATACAAGTTGCTGCATTTTTAAGCAGCATACACCATTGGCATGCATTTCCTAAACCTCTAAATTCATTTGGTATTAATGCAGAATCATTCACAGACAATTTTTGCACATTACTCAAGAGGACATGTTGGCAGTTTATACCTAGTCTAATACAGCTCCATGGCAACTATTGTTTGCTGTATTAAAATATAGTCTGCTCTGGCAACAGAACTTTGAAGAAAAAGCATGAGCtgtatttacaaaaaaaattcaaatcagatgatttattgttcaaaaaatgtACAAAAGAGTCCAAAAACATATTCACTAAGTGTACAAATAAGATAAATATTTAGTCTGGAAAGCACTTAAACATCAAAAGCCTCCCTTTCAGCTTTCCAGTCCAATGTACATTTTCTCTCAGTCCATTTCAGACAGAAAGAAAAGTGCAGGTTAATAACAGAATTCTTCCTGTCTCACAAGCACAGTGACTTTTGTCCACACCGAGCACTGCAGCAGTCACTTACCCTGGGTCAGGTTCATGCGCAGAGTGCCAAGAAGCAGGAGTAACACTGCACACGTTTTCACAATCATGGCTCGCTGTTTAATGGCTTTCACACAGGAGAAGAACCTCAGCCTGAATCTGTCTcaaaatcagcatggctttggcaACATTTATATTAACTGAAGCCACTCCTCTACGGTTCTGATTGGACCAGAGGGATTATCTAAAAGCCTCCAGGATGCAGTGATTCCTTCCTTTATAATCCTTTGGGACTTTTCAGTTTCTAAAATATACATACCTTTCATACAATAGTATCCAGCTGGTGTCCTATAAGTGTTTAATAGGGGCCAGAATAATATATAGACAAGAAAAATGTACTAATATGTTTTAGAGGTATAGATAAGTATAGAATAAGCTCAGAGTTTTAAAACTTTCTGACAGAGCTATGGATCCTTTTATATGGCTCAGTAGATACATGCACCATGTCAACATAAGAGAGGGAATTTCCAGAGTTGTTTCCTAACTTATGCTGATTCAGCATGTGGCATCGGGGTGCACATTTACAAGGGAAAGGCAGGGGGCTgttgtttgtttgggttttttgGCACTACATGTCATCCAACAGCAGAATATGAAGCTAAATCAGAGCTCCACTCAGACTTTTGCAAATGCCTTTCAGCTTAGTACAGCTAAACAGAACAAGATATCGCCATTGATTCAGATCTGGCACTAATTGATTGTGGTAAATCTTTTTTATTGTAACAACATTGAGATCGTTAAATAGTTTAAGTGGTAATTTTAGTTCCAAACATATCAGATATGAATCCATTATGGGACAGAGGAACAAACTCCATCCTCTTCCCTCTGCTTTCATCTTTCTTTCACAATAGTTTGTTAATTGGACAGCATTAATCTCTGGCCAGCTTTTACTTCCAACCCCTCAAGCTACAGTGTTCTTTCAACTGTCGTCCAGCCCTGTACCATTTATCAAAAATCCTATATAAACCTTATCCTTGACCATATGATCCAGTAGACCTATTCATTTTTGCACAAATAACATCTCTATACTGCTCATTCCAGCTGCACAGAAACTTCTCAAAATTCACTTCTTGCTGTTTCACATCTTTTTGGGGGTGTTCTGGACCTGGACCTTATGAAACTGGATTATCTAATCACAATGGTCATCTTTGTAATAGTTGACAGATCTTCTGCAGGTAATGACAGTCTGACCATAAAGTCACAAGTAATTGTGATAgcatgccaatttttttttaaatactgatTCTTCAGACACAAGGTTACATTAAAAGCAAATGCACAGCTTGCCAAATAGAAAATTGCAGAAGGAAAGTTAAGATAAACATCAAATATATCAACTCAAGATAATCATACAACAGTCAGAACATTACACTTCGAGAGGGACCATTTGGGTTCAATTCTGAATAGCAATCACTTGTCTCGATGTTGCAACTCGTGAGTCAACAGTTTCACATGGAAAGTAGCAAAGGGGGAGCGATGGAAACATTTTGATTATTCTAAGTAATCTTATTATTAAGATAAATATGTAAGTTCATCAGTTCATAAATATTTTACCTCAGTGGAACTGAATTATCATTCAGTGTAAAAGCAGGCAGATGATctaatataaaaaccaaaagaaccgtggaagtctgaaacaagaacagagatTGGGGAatggtcaccagaactgaaacgttaactctgatttctctctacagatgctgccagacctgctgagatgaTCTGATGTTCCTGTTTTGCGCTATCAGTTCATAAGACTTTGTTCCATGGAATGTGATCTATAATTATATTCCACACTTACAAATTTCCTTCAAAATCACAGAACAAAATGATAAAATACTGTGAGTGTCAAATATTGCACAATAAATTACACCTACCGGGAGTTATCACTGTACAATTTATAATTTTAAGGAAATAATGCAAATTGTGTAAATAGTCATTTTCAAAATATAACTTTGAGTGCAATTTTCAGTCATTCGTGGTGAGCTAATATTTGGATTCAAATTCGATAGCTTTTGCATATGAGACACCTTTTCTTCATTTTACTTTAGCCTTCAGGTCTGCAACTGAGAAAACAGATTTTACGGGTAGAAAGATTGCTTGTGCAGAATGTTGAACAGTGGAATAGTTTTTACATTTAGCATCTAGGATAGGGTACAGGACATCAATTATTTACGATCATGTAAAAACAAGTGACATGCACAGCTATAATTATTGCTTCAAATTTGGAATATTCGACACTTGAATGGGATTCATCGTTGCTTAAATTGTAGACATCCAATCAGAATAGCACAATATGTTTAATCACTGTATCCAGTTCCAGGTAAGTGCAATACAAAATATATGGTGCTGAGAAGTTTAAAATAAGTTCATAAAACCAAATGGTTCTAAACAGTAATTATCCATTAATTCAAGAGAAGAGAAAAACAAACCTTGTCATCTTCCTGAGGGGGCATCTTTTAAAagtgagagcagagagatttaaaacaaaggCATGTAATATTGGAAAAGTGTCAAGCCATTTAGCACATACCTAagtctcacaaacagcaaaggcattttttacacagagtggtttgcatgtggaatgaacttcctgagaaagtggtggaagcaagtacaGTTACATTGTCTAAAAGGTACTTAgatgtgtacatgaataagaaaggtttggtgggatatgggtgAGGAGCAGCCAGGTgtgctagtttagtttgggattacgttcggcatggactgattggactgaaaggcctgtttctgcactgtatgattctatggcaaTTCTTTGAAGAGTTGCAGAACAAAATTCTAATCTGTAATTGAACCTTTTGCTTTGAAAcgaaagaaacaaaaattgctggagaaactcagcagctctgacagtacctgtgggaagaaagcaaaacccatttcaagtccagtgactcatcATCAGAagagtttcagatctccagcatttactaTTCTTTGTTTTACTCTTGCTTTGGAAAATTTGTATTCAAAGCAAACCATAATAATGCTTCCCACTGCATCTTCCTGGCCTCTATTGATACTTGTAATATATGCATAATTTCAGAAAGCTAATTTAGATATATTCTAGAGTTCCAAATGGACAGGGATATGAATATTCACAGAGTTAACTGGAGAGACATGTTCAATTAGCAAGGTGCCAtcatgtgtatttttttaaataaggtgAAGGTTTTCAGTAGAAATTTGGCAACGCAACACAATATAAAACCTGCTGATTTCCCCTCTGACATTCTGATTACCACATTCCTTTCTGTGCTATTTCTGTTACCAGGAAAGTAAAGCAACAGCGTCTCGATATATTTCCTATTGTGGTTCTGACAGTAAAACAATGCTGATTTAGGCAGTATGTCTGTCGAGCAGAAAGCCAGATGGAAAATACTCCTGCAAGCGTCACTGCACATTTGAGAAATCAGAGCTTGTCTATTGTATAGCAAGTTCAGCTTTAGTGGACCAGTTTTATATTTAATGTCTTACTATTGTCCTTTTCTTAGCAGATTTGTTGCGGAATTAGCTGTTCCTGAAAGAAAAAGCTTGCGCTTTATAGCACCTTGTATTCACAAGGTAACTTTCTGCCCAAGATATCCTAATTACGCTTGTCTTATTAGAAAAGAATCAAGCTATTTAGCACAGAGCTTAGTCTCACAAACTTGCAAAGGCATTGTGACCTGACAAAATGCAATGTTGGTTTACAAATACTACGTTGACTAGGGAACTGGGAAAAAACTCCCTTGCTCTTCCATCATGTGCCATCATGTATTTTACATCCATAAGAGGGCAGACTGAGATAAATATCTCATCTGACAACACAGTACCTCCTACAGTGTAACACTCCAGTAGTACTACACAGAAGCTTCAACCTAGATTTGCCTGCCACTCCATTCAATCTAATCACAACTGATCCTTTGTCCCAATTCCACTTTCCCATCCATTCCCGGAGAGATTGAAACATGCCGACCTTAACACCATGATGGAATATTCATAATTTTCTGAGTTAGAGTTCTAAAGTTTCATCTCCTTTGAATAGGGAGCCTATAATGGGCAGCATGATGGTACAGTGGTTagtaatgctgcctcacagcagcatgGACCCAAacttcagccttgggtgactgtgtggagtttgcacgttctccctgtgtctctgtgtgctgcctcccacagtccaaaaatgcgtAGGTtaaatgaattggccatgctaaattgccctgttgtgtgcaggttaggtgaactggcaaTAGTAAATGTTGGAttgcagggataggatgggatacttttcagagggtcagtccagACCCAATGggctctatctgcactgtagggactctatataaaatgaagaaataattatTGTCTTAATTATAAGGTAGCAAATAAGTTTTGTAAGTTTAAATTCAATAGAAGCTAAAATTTAATTTGCCAAAAGCAAATGACTCGAGAAGTGATTCTTGTTATTTagaatttattgttttaattttacGGTTAAGATTACATGTCTATGAGCTGTTCTGAATTTAGTTTTTCCGTAGGGTTGGCTTGAATTAAATTGCTGTTAAAATAAGCCAATGAAGGTCCAGATTTCAAGAACTTCAAAGTCACATAATCTATTTGCTTATAACTTGGAGCAGATAGCTCGAATAACTTTGGTTTGACCCCAATTGGCTGCTTTCTTTTATacatcatttatatatttttctTAGAGTTGGTCACACCTACACATGGACTTCATTGGAAGTTACTCATTTggcatcaatttctgttttaactttGACTACAACAGGAATTTTTGATACTGAAGACGTGAAGGGTAACTACATTACTCTCAAACCAAGCATTGAATGAAAAAGTAATGAATAAATTTTGGGCTTTGTAAGAAAaatctgcaaactggaggaacagcacctcatttggCACTCTACAGCTTCTGGACTCAATAATGAGTTCAACGATTTTAGGGCTCGAATATTTTCTCCCATTTCCTTAtcgcaacccccacacaccaggcattATCAtcaaaagaaaaccaaaagaactgcggatgctgttaatcaagaacaaaaaccaagttgctggaaaagctcagcaggtctggcagcatctgtgaaggaaaaaaacagagccaaagtttcaggtccggtgacccttcttcagaactatcaTCAAATAGTTTGCTATTACATGCAACCCTTTATCAGCTACTAATAGTCCCTATTTatcagctattcattctcccagtcTGCCCTTTACTGActcctttgtttttctctctccttgggtTCTATCTCTTTATTTATTCCTCCCCCACGTTGGTACCAACATTTACCTCACAACCATCAGTTCTAacgaagggtcacctgacccaaaatgtgGACTCTGTTTGctccctgcagatgctgccatatctactgggcttttccagcatttttctttctgttagggcttcatcagaaatgtttcTTGACAACCTGCGACTCTCAACTTAACCTGCCTTTGTAAGATGGAATGTATGTGGTATATCGAGGAATTCTACTTGTGTGTAAATCTCC
This window of the Stegostoma tigrinum isolate sSteTig4 chromosome 37, sSteTig4.hap1, whole genome shotgun sequence genome carries:
- the LOC125467517 gene encoding stromal cell-derived factor 1-like: MIVKTCAVLLLLLGTLRMNLTQGKPTAVLNRCMCRGGATQINVKNIRGLQVIPIPNCPLQLIATLKTGKKICLHSKFLYLWERKINRQSKN